The Ectothiorhodospiraceae bacterium BW-2 nucleotide sequence GGAGTATCCCGCCGAGCTGCTGCTGGCGCTGTTTGCTCTAAAGCTGATCGGCCCGTTGGCGGTGATTCTGCCGTTGGCGCTCTTTTTGGCGGTGTTGTTAGCGCTAGGGCGACTCTCGGCCGACTATGAGCTCTACGCCCTGTTTGCCTGTGGCGGCGGCTATGGTCTGTTGCTGCGAAGTGGCATGGGATTGGCGCTATTGGTCGCACTGCTGCTGTGGTTGATTGAGTTGTGGTTCGCCCCGTGGGCCGATGAGCAGCGCTTTCAGCTACTCGATCAGGCTCGGGCCGAAACGGGGGTCGATGGGGTGGTGGCGGGGCGCTTTCAGTCGCTAGGTAGTGAACAGACCCTCTATGTGACCGAGGCGCTGGAGCCGGCACAGGGCGAGGCGCTGGCGAAGGTGATGCTATTTAGTCGCCAACCTGAGGGGGGGGTGGAGATATTAACTGCCGAGCGGGTCGAGCAGCAGCGCGATAGAGTGGATAACTCGATGGCGCTGAACTTTAGCCAAGGGGAGATCTATCGCGGCAGTGAGGCCTCATTAG carries:
- the lptF gene encoding LPS export ABC transporter permease LptF, with the protein product MIAGRYLFKELLLTTVAVTAVMLLILLSATLVKVLTGAAGGEYPAELLLALFALKLIGPLAVILPLALFLAVLLALGRLSADYELYALFACGGGYGLLLRSGMGLALLVALLLWLIELWFAPWADEQRFQLLDQARAETGVDGVVAGRFQSLGSEQTLYVTEALEPAQGEALAKVMLFSRQPEGGVEILTAERVEQQRDRVDNSMALNFSQGEIYRGSEASLAWQRVTFSEYWLRLPHRPVVSSTRRDNAIPTLQLLQQADIVSVMELYWRLSGGVMALVLVLLAIPLGRSEPRQGRFGRFFYGLLLYFVYYNALLTARSLIEKEGGGAELFWLIHLLFAALALIGLWQLQRLPRVVE